ctccttttgatctccatctccggggcgccatgatcatcatcgtcaccggcatgacaccatgatctccatcatcgtgtcttcatgaagttgtctcgccaactattacttctactactatggctaacggttagcaataaagtaaagtaattacaaggtgttttcagtgacacgcaggtcataaataattaagacaactcctatggctcctgtcggttgtcatactcatcaacatgcaagtcgtgattcctattacaaaaacataatcaatctcatacatcacatatatcattcatcacattcttttggccatatcacatcacatagcataccctgcaaaaacaagttagacgtcctctaattgttgctgcatgtttttacgtggctgctatgggtttctagcaagaacgtttcttacctacgcaaaaaccacaacgtgatatgtcaatttctatttatccttcataaggacccttttcatcgaatccgatccgactaaagtggcagagacagacacccgctaaccaccttatgcaactagtgcatgtcagtcggtgtaacctgtctcacgtaaacgtacgtgtaaggtcggtccgggccgcttcatcccacgatgtcgccgaatcaagataagactagtaatggcaaataaattgacaaaatcaacgcccacaacaacttgtgttctactcgtgcatagaaactacgcatagacctagctcatgatgccactattggggatcgttgcagaaattaaaaaaattctacgcatcaccaagatcaatttatggagaaactagcaacgagagagagggaagtgcatcttcataaccttgaagatcgcgatgcgtaagcgttgcaagaatgcggtcggtggagtcgtacgcgaagcgattcagatcgcggccaaatctgatctaagcaccgaacaacggcgcctccgcgttcaacacacgtgcagcccgatgacgtctcctgcgccttgatccagcaaggagagagggagaggttgggaaagactccgtccagcagcagcacgatggcgtggtgatggtgggggagcgtggcactccagcagggcttcgccaagcactgcaagagacgaggagggagaggggtagggctgcgccaagagagagggagaatCGTGTctgtggcagccccaaaacccccactatatataggggggaagggctgcgcccccatctagggttccccccccctaggggtggcggccagccctagatgcatctagggggcggccagagggggagagaggggggtgcaccctaggtgggccttaggcccatctgagcctagggtttcccccttctccccttcaCTACGCCTTGGACCTCTtgtgggaggcacaccagcccacctaggggctggtcccttcccatacttggcccatgcaggcctccggggctggtggacctccaaacccttccagtggtccccgtACGTTACCGATAACgcccagaacacttctggtgtccaaaacgggacttcccatatataaatctttacctccgtaccattccggaactcctcgtgacgtctgagatctcatctgggactccgaacaacattcattaaccacgtacatctattccctataaccctagcgtcatcgaaccttaagcgtgtagaccctacgggttcgggaggcatgcagacatgaccgagacatctctccggccaataaccaacagcgggatctggatacccatgttggctcccacatgctccacgatgatctcatcggatgaaccacgatgtcggggattcaatcaatcccatacacaattccctttgtctaccggtattatacttgcccgagattcgatcgttggtatccctataccttgttcaatctcgttaccggcaagtctctttactagttcgtaacacatcatctcgtgatcaactccttggtcacattgagctcattatgatgatgccctaccgagtgggcccagagatacccctccgtcacacggagtgacaaatcctagtctcgattcgtgccaactcaacagacacttttggagatacctgtagtgcacctttatagccactcagttacattgtgacatttggcacacccaaatcattcctacggtatcccgaagttgcacaatctcatggtctaaggaaatgatacttgacattagaaaagctttagcagacgaactacacgatcttgtgctatgcttaggattaggtcttgtccatcacatcattctcctaatgatgtgatcccgttatcaatgacatccaatgtccatggtcaggaaaccgtaaccatctattgatcaacgagctagtcaactagaggctcactagggacatgttgtggtctatgtattcacacatgtattatgatttccggataacataattatagcatgaacaatagacaattatcatgaaaaatgaaatataataataaccattttattattgcctctagggcatatttccaacattatacCTATATTTTTGTTCCAATATATAAATCCAAGCAAACAACCAATTGCTATTCAACTATCTAGAAAGGTACtcactccgtcccaaaataagtgactcaactttatactaactttcgtacaaagttagtacaaagttgagacacattttggaatggagggagtataagttaAGCAAGAGTTATTACCCTTTCTATAAAAGCATGTTTTTTTCGCAATGCTCTTAACATGTATAACTGAATCAAATGAACAATTCtataaataccacaactcaaaagatataagtgcaatgcatagagcattctataaattcaTGACCAATGTGCATATCTCCCTATGAAATGTGATCATGATATGATGATTGTAAAATACCAACAAGCAAAGCAAACAAAAATGCAAAGGACGCTCCAAGaataacacatatcatgtgaacaaataaaaattagacgcttgagacttcttgaatattttttggggtgccttgggcatttccaagcttaggcttttgcctctTCTCATTTGTCTCATATCGATATCTCCCCtagatcttaaaaacttcatccacacaaaacttcatacAACTTTTATTAAAAGGTTAGTAAACATATGAACAATTTAACTTCATGTACTGTCAAGACAACTTTGTATATCCTTGTACAAATACATGAATCATGCATTTAGATACCATAACGAGATACACTGATCATTGATCAATCACAAGTTTATCAAGCATGCATGCACGAGCCAGGGAGCCCACGCAAACACCTGACATATAGTGCCTGCACTGGAACATAGAAAATATACGTGTGGTGCGTACGTATGACATGCAAACTAGTTACGAGTACAACGATTATGTATGTATAATATTCATCGATAGCTCGATGGATTAGATAGGGCAGGTGAAGTCGGAGGGGCACTTCTTGCCGCACtggttgaggaggaggacgaggtcgaTGGGGACGTTGAACTGGATGCCGAGAATGTTGGCCCTGATGGCGGTGCAGAGGCACACGGCGGCGTCGAGGTCAGCGAGCCCGCCCAGGAGTGGGCAGCACTGCTCATTCGCCGGCACACCGATCCTGAGCTTCACCAGGTTCAGCACGTCGGCGCACACGCCCAGCTTCAGCGTGTTGATCGGGCAGCTGCCCCCGCCGGTCGATGGCACGACAAGCGGTGGGCGGATCGGTGGGGTAGGTACGACCGGCGGGCAGTAGGGTCCGCAGCCCTGGGCGGCGGCAAGGAGGACCAGGTTCAGGGCGAGGAAGATGGCGAGCTTGGAGGGCGTCATTGCTCTTACTGGTCTGTGGGTAAGCTTGTCAGGCTTTGCTAGCTTGGGATGGTTTTCTTGGGTTGTTTGGGGTGGTATTTATAGGCCGGGTGTAGTGTGCAAGTGCATGCAAGTGACTCGTTCATGTCATGATCAGTCCAGCTAATTAATTTGACTCTTGACGTAATTTGTAAAGATTATGTGCAACCGTTCATTATTGTACTAGCATGTTACGTGTGTATACCACCATTGGAGCATAATCTGTTCACTAAAGAACAAAACCTGATAGCTGAGCCATGAGACTTTCATTTAGTTTCGAAAAAATAGTACTCCCATATGCGTATTGTCTGCTGTGTGCATATAAATATTTGATGGTTTTACAAGTGTATAGCCATAATAATCTGGATCATAGCAACGGACAAAGGAATATATCGGGCATGGCAGCGCTACGAGCTGGCATACGCCAATCATCCGGGTCACGAGAGACGTATATAGGCCATTGCGTTGCATATGGTTTTGATTCCATGTATCTACATTACGTTTGATACTTTGGTTTGTTCTACTGGCTCGTTGGCATGCATGGACACGTATGCTTACCTAGCTGTATAATTATTAGTAAATCTGTATCCATTGGTTATGTTGATGAATACCAGTTTGTTTAATTCACATCTAGATATTTTTTTAAGAATGTCATATCTTAGCTCTcacaaatatataatgcagcaacaagaaacaaaaaatactaggacaaaaaaaatacagtttgtctaattcacatctagatgttttttaaggatgtcacatctaagctcccacatatatataatacagcaacaagaaacaaaaaaggaCAAAAAAAACCACAAACAGAATGGACATCagcgaccacaaacagagtggatatcagcttcacatctagatgtgtcctagacagacccgacAATAATaccaactagatgataccccgcacgttgcTGCGATAATCGTTGCAATATATTTTTAGTTTTATTAGATTTGATTGTGTGGCATATAATATTTAGATTAATAAAAATTTAACCAAACTTAGGAATACATCCGACTTATTATATTTGATCGTGTATAGTTGTAATAAGTACAATAACAGAATTAAAAAATCTCACGCATGGTTGAATTTGAT
This portion of the Triticum dicoccoides isolate Atlit2015 ecotype Zavitan chromosome 7A, WEW_v2.0, whole genome shotgun sequence genome encodes:
- the LOC119327399 gene encoding cortical cell-delineating protein-like — protein: MTPSKLAIFLALNLVLLAAAQGCGPYCPPVVPTPPIRPPLVVPSTGGGSCPINTLKLGVCADVLNLVKLRIGVPANEQCCPLLGGLADLDAAVCLCTAIRANILGIQFNVPIDLVLLLNQCGKKCPSDFTCPI